In Lentibacillus sp. JNUCC-1, the genomic window CGCTGCTGATGTGGGTGTGAATCCGCCAAGCCATGGAAATGTCCCTGTGTCAAAAAGCTCTCCGGTTCTCAGTGAGTCTAATTCACCGAGTTATGCTTATACACGCAAAGTGGGAATCTTAATTGCGGATGGCTTTAATGGTGAGGAAGTCAGGCGGACGCTGGATGCCTTTAAGCAGCACGGCGTGTTTACCGAGGTGGTCAGCAGCAAGCTTGGTCCGATTAAGGGGTCTGATGGCACAACGGTTAAAGCAGAAAAAACGTTTGTTTCAACATATTCTGTTCTGTATGATGCTCTTTATATTGTCGGTGGGAGCACGCACAACCAGGCCAATTTTGATCACCATGTGAAACATTTTATGAATGAAGCCTACAAACATTATAAACCGATTGGCATCGCCACAACTGCGCAGAATTACCTTCAAACCTCCCAGGCAAACAACCTGGCTGGCGTTGTGTTTGCAGCAAACAATCCCGACTTCGCTAAGGACTTTGTAGCAGCGATTGCAAAAGCAAGGTTTTGGGATCGGAAATAGAAAAGAATATGATCAAAAGCAGAGAAAACGGCAAAAGTGCTCATATGACGAGCGCTTTTGCCGTTTTGGATCATTCGAGAAAACACGCCGCTTTTCGAGGAGGCTATGTTATATCGGCGATTTCGGCAGGGATATCGGCGTTTTTGCGACGTATATCGGCGAAATCACCTTATTTATCGGCGATTTGATGAATATATCGGCGAATCCCATTTAATGCGTCAAAACTTAATGGGACGATGACACCATCGCAAATATCTTCAGCGTGTGAGGGGGATTGATCAGTTGTGTTCGGGTCGTTTTTCACACAACAGCAATGCCAGTGTTGCGATGGGGCCGAGGAGTAATGACAGCAGAAACCAGTTCAGTCCGCTTCTGTTCTTCCCCTGGGCGAGTCCGGCATTAATTAATGACAAGGTGCCCCACCCTACAAAATAACCGTCGTTCATCTGTTTCACACTCCTCTTGAACTATTATATCGATATGTATGCAATTATAATAACAGAAATTTTCCTCTTTCACATATCCCTTGAATTAACTTGAAATTAATGGAATCTATCCGATATGATTAATAGGTCAAAAGAATGAGAGTCTATTGAGATTACATAAAGTTTGTCAAAAAGGAGTAGGGCGGATGGATGAGATGATCAAAGTGATTGTGTGCCAACTGGACAACCAGACATATGGGGTAGACGTGCAGCATGTGTTATCAATTGAAGAAATGACCTCTTTAACCCCTGTGCCAAAAGCATCTGAGTTTATCAAAGGGATTCTTTATCTGCGGGGAGATATGATTCCTGTGATTGATTTAAAAGAAAGGCTTGAAATCAGAGGACAGAAGAATGCATCCACTCAACGGATTGTTATAGTGATGCTGGATGATGTTCAAGCCGGCTTTATTGTTGACGCAGCGACAGATGTAATTGATATTGAGACGTCAACAATCGAGGAGGCACCTGAATTACTGGGGAGTATTGACAAGACATTTATTCAAGGTGTGGCTAAGCGCGAGAATGACATACTGATCTTGCTGGATCTTGTCAAAGTTCTTAATTTCGAGGAAACCAATGAAGTGAAGCAGCTTGAAGAAGATCTATCGGAAGCACAGGAAACCAATTGATATAGAAGTGGATTAACAGGGGGATACATCATGAGAAAGATATTTAATTTTAAAAGTGTGCGGACGAAAATTCTATTTGGTTTTGGCGTTGTCATCGTCTTGGCCGTTGCCATTATGAGTTTGGCTTTTTTGGCTTTCAGTGATATTAGCGAAGAAACAGAGGCCATTGTGGAAGATCAGTTACCCCTGATCAAAGCAGGTGAAGGCGTAACATTGAATATGTCTGAATCAAATGCCCTTTTAAGAGGTTATTTTATTTATAAAGATGATTCAATTAAAGAAACTTTACGCGATGCTCTTGATGAAGGGGAACAATTGGAAAAACAGTATATGAAAATGACGGATGACCCCGAAGCGAAAGCATTATTTGCACAAAAGGAAGAATGGGAAGGGCTGGTGCAAAAAGCTATACGGGATATCGATTTCGGTTATCAGGATAGTGTCAGTTCCCTTATGTCTGAAATGAAGCCCATGTCAGATGAAATTATGGTCGGTTTTAAAGAACTGTCTGATCGGGAAATGGCTGCAATCGAATCGGCTGGCGAGGGTGTGCAGTCCACTTTAAAAGATGCTTCCTTTGTCATACTTGTGATCGCTATTGTGGTGCTGCTGGTCAGCATCATTATGGCGTTTATAACTTCCCGCGCCATTACCAAGCCTGTTAAAACAGTGGTGGAACGCATGAGTGCTTTGGCTCAGGGGGATCTCAGCCAAGAGCCGCTTACGACGCGTTCACGAGATGAGATTGCCGAACTGGTCCATGCCACAAACACCATGAATGCAAATAATCGCGAATTGATGCAGCATATTGCTTCTGTGTCAGAAACTGTATCGACTCAAAGTAAAGATCTGAACCAATCCGCCTATGAGGTGAAATCAGGCAACGAACAGATTGCGTCTACAATGGAGGAGCTTTCAACAGGTGCCGAAACCCAGGCTAACAGTGCAGGTGAACTCGCAAGTGTGATGAATTCATTTGCCGATAAAATTGAAGCAGCTCATCAGCATGGGGCACAGATTGAAGAACGTTCTCAAAGTATGACAGACCTGAGCGGTGAAGGCCGTGACATGATGAGAGCTTCGACAGAACAGATGACACGTATTAATGACATAGTGAAGAACGCTGCGGAAAAAATGCATGATCTGGATCAGAAATCCCGTCAAATTTCCACACTTGTTCAAGTGATCAATGATATTGCTGATCAAACGAACTTGCTGGCGCTAAATGCTGCCATTGAAGCTGCGCGTGCAGGAGAGCATGGAAAAGGGTTTGCGGTGGTTGCGGATGAGGTTCGTAAACTAGCTGAACAGGTCAGTCATTCTGCTGAAGATATTACGGGGATTGTCACGGATATCCAAACAGAATCCCAGTCAATGACCGTTTCTCTTAATGACGGGTTTTCTGAAGTGGAGCAGGGCACGAAGCAGATTGAATCCACTGGCAGTACCTTTGAAGAGATTCGGTCTGGTTTGTCTGGCATGGTTGAAGCCATTCATACGATATCAGATCATTTGGATGATATCGCTGGTGGTGGTCAGCAGATGAATACTGCTGTGGAAGATATTGCATCTGTTTCAGAAGAATCTGCTGCCGGTGTTGAAGAGGCAGCTGCTTCTGCTCAACAAGCAAGCAGCTCCATGGACGAAGTAGCCACAAGCGCCCAACAGCTCGCACATTCCGCTGAAGAACTAAACGGACTGCTGCAGCGGTTTAAACTATAACCCTAAAAACCCATTACAACCGCACTGCGTCAACGTGGATATTTCATTCAGCAAAAATCTTATATCTATAAACGTTTCAAGCCTATAATGCATAATAGATACAAACTGCGAACTAATGAAAATTTGAATGACTGCTTCTGGCAACTAACCACATTGAGAGTATCGTGATTTGCACTCCGGGAAGTCGCTTTCCGCGGGCACGGCCTCAGCCTCCTCGCGGAAAGACCACCGCTGTGGGGTCTTCGGACTCGTGCTGTTCCCGCAGGAGTCGACTTCCCTCCGCTCCAATCACTATATGTTAATGTGGTGCTTGGACGGTTCTGCTCAAAATTCAAGTAAGAACGTAACCGCTTCTTTAGTAGTTAGTACTAGGTCCACATATGCATATTAATTCGATTTATGCGTAACCACGGCTTACTTATGAGCATTTATTTCCGGTTATAAGTGATTTCAGCTCCTATATGCGCATTCGCACCTCCAACCGTTCTGCTTACGCAAGAGAAAGAAGGTGAGCATTCCACACCTAGCTCGGGGAAAACACGGAGACTCCCGTGGGAGCAAAAGCCTAGATGAGACCCACAGCGCGCAGCGCGAGGAGGCTCATCAGCGCCCACTGGACGCGGAGTGTTTTCCCCGAGCGGTTGCCAGTGGCAGTCATAAGTTAGTTCGCAGTTTACTTATATTGCGTCTTTGAGGATGGTGTACGTTATGCGAAAAACCCCTGTCACTACAGACAGGGGGCTTTTGTGTGTTTGTGTTATTGTTCTGTGACGGCTTCTCGTTCTTTTTGGCGTTTGTGGGCCAGGAAGATGCGTTTTGATATTAGGGTTTGAACGATGATGAACAAGCCGCCGACTGCCCAATACAATGGAAGGGCCGCTGGTGCATTTAAAGAAACGAACCCGATCATAATCGGAGAAATCAGCCCAATCATGGCCATTTGTTTCTTCTGCTGAGGGTCAAGCCCGATTTGTGAAACTCTGAATTGCAGGAAGTAAATGATCACAGCAAGGGCCGTTAACAGCAAATCGGTTTCGCCAAGATTAAACCAAAGAAAATTGTGTGTTGCAATTTCCGGGGTTTTGCGAATGGCATAATAAAAACCGATTAATATCGGAAACTGAATCAGCATGGGCAAACAGCCTGCCATTGAGGCCAGCGGATTGAAATTGTGTTTCTGATACAGCTGCATCGTTTCCTGCTGCATTTTCATTTGGGACTCTTTATCTTTCTTGCCTTTATATTTCTTTTGGATTTCGTCTAATTCAGGTTTGATGAATTTCATTTTGTCTTGCATTTCCAGACTGCTTCTTGTCTGTTTCAGCATAAACGGCATAACCGCCAGACGTATGAGAAGCGTAATAATGATAATCGCCAGTCCATAACTGTCATTTAAAAAATGGGCCAGACCTTTAATCAAGACTGAGAATGTGTAGACAAAATAATGGTTAAACCAGCCTTCAGTGTCTGAATTGATTGGTTCGTTCAGATCTGTACAGCCCGTCAGGACAAGCAGTAACAGGAGTCCGATCAGACCGTATTTTTTAACGAGCGTGAATATAGATGAGTGTTGCATAATAGTCCTCCTTGTATTTTCCGAGTTGGGTTGGAAATCAAGAGGACTTGGTCATCTCTATCATCATCAGGCGCATCTATTCGCTTGAAGATGTGTGTGAGTCTTGTTTGAATGCTCATGTTTTCTGTGAATGGCTGCTGGGAAAATACCGTGTTTTCATAGATCCCGGGGCTTTTCCTAAAATGCAACCGTTGTTTGATTGAAACAGGCTTGTGCATGTGGATGAGCTTCACAGCTCCCGCAGCAGCCCAGAACATACTGATATAAAAGTAAAACGGTGATGTGTCATTTAAAATTTCATTCAGCAACTCAATAAGCATCTATATTCACCTCCTTCGATTTAAGCTATAAATCATATTATATCATAGAATGAAAGCTTTCTTCGAGATTTCCTTCAATGCCGAGTGGACAAAATAACAACATTTTTGTGAACATATGGGAACTTGGTCGAGATTGGTTGGCGTTTGGATAGAATCGTGATATATTTATACATGTATGCACTGTTCTATTGCTGTTAATTATAAGGAGCTGCAATTAATGAATAAAATTGAAACCTTATCGACTGAAACAAATCAGATCAGCCAGGGAAAGCAGGATGTGGGGATGATACTGACAGACTTGAAATCTTTGTTTAAAGGACTTGTATTGGTCTTGAATGTGCTGCCAGTGGTAGTAGGTTTTTGGCTGGCAATTTATTTTACAACAGGCACTTTTTCAGGACAATGGGAGACATTTTTTCTAACCATTATTGGAAGTACGCTAGTGATGGCCGGTGCACTTGCGCTGAATAATTGGTATGAAGTGGATCTTGACCAGAAGATGGAACGCACGCAAGCACGCCCGACTGTAACTGGCAATTTTAATATGAAAACTGTTCTTTATATAGGGATCGGGTTAAGTGCTGCCGGGATGCTCCTGCTTTTATTTACGACTCTTGAAGCGGCTGTTTATGGGTTGATCGGCTGGTTTACGTATGTGGTTTTGTACACGTTCTGGTCGAAACGGAAGTATACATTGAACACAATCATTGGAAGTGTGTCTGGTGCGGTGACGCCGCTTATCGGCTGGGCAGCAGTAGATTCGGCTTTTCATATTGTGCCGATCACACTGGCATTGATTATTTTCGTTTGGCAAGTGCCACATACATTTGCGATTGCGATTAAAAGACATGATGAATATAAAGCTGCAGGTGTGCCAATGCTTCCGGTCGTTTACGGATTTGATATTACGAAGCGGCAGATGCTGATTTATATTATCGCATTGTTCCCATTGCCATTTTTTGTAGTGGGGCAGATCGGTGGGCTTTTTGCAGCAGTTGCTTCGGTACTGAACATAGCCTGGATTATGCTTTCGGTTAAAGGGTTCAAAGCAAAAGATAACCGGGCCTGGGCCCAGCGCATGTTTATATACTCACTAGCCTATCTTACAACCGTATTATTACTTATGTTTATCGTCACAGTTCCTTCGTTTAGTTAAAGAATTTAAATAAACCCACACAAAAACCTCCGGAGACGGAGGTTTTTGTGTTTCAATATGAAGGGTGTTTTATGTGATTTTCCGATATATGGGTCTAAGTCGCCGATATAGGTGTCAAAATTTCCGATATAACACACAGAATTCCGATATCGACAGTGAAATTTCCGATATATTAGTTGAACGTCAAATATATTTGGAAAAGCACAGTGCAAAAGGTGTTTGTTATTTGCCGAGTATTGTCTTGACCTGATCCATCAGTGCAGGGTCAAGGGGATGGTTGAATGCGCCGCTGGTGCGGACGCCTGAGCCGATGTGATAATCTTGGGCGCCGACTTGCTTATGCAGTTCGGCCAGGTTGTCTGTGTTGATTCCGCTCCCGGGCATGATCCGGGGGCCGCCTGTTGCTTCTGACAAGGCGACCAATTGTTTGAGTTCGTTCGCTGCTTCCGTGGACTTGTCTTTTCCGCCTGAAGTGAGAATGCGTGAGACATGCGGCGTGTATTTTACCAGTGTATGATAGGCTTCTGTTAGATCGTCTGTCTGATCGAACGCGCGATGAAAGGTGATGTCCATATCAGGGGCAAGTTCTATCACGCGGGAAAGCAGTGACTCGTCGATCTTTCCCGCCTCTGTTAAACAGCCAAAAACGATATGGGTTCCGCCCAGCTGCTGGATCATTTGAACATCTTCTGCAATGGCTTCTGCATCTTCGTCATCGTACACAAACCCGTAAGCGTGGGGGCGGACCATGACGTGTACGGGCAGTGGTGCGCCTGGAAGGATGCGTTTAAGGGTTCCGTAGCTTGGTGTCAGACCGCCAGCCTCCATAGCGCTGACGAGCTCTACGCGTGATGCGCCGAGTTGTGCGGCTTGTGCGGTGTCTTGCTTGTTTAGTGTAATCACTTCAATGTTCATTTTCTGTCACCTCGTATTGTTAGTCGCTTTTTACATTCGGTAAGGGGGCTTTCTTGACAATGCGTCCTTTTCTTCCTTGCGTTGTTTCAGCATGCAAGAGTGCATTCATAATCGAGGCTTCCGTTGTTTCGACGGCTGCTTGAAACAGTTTGTCCATTAGAGGGTTATCGTCTGGGATAAAATGCATCTTTTCTGTGCTGCCAGAGCCTCGACTGACAGTTTGAGCGGTCGAAAAAGCGATGGCAATATCGCCGCTGCCATTGGCAATGATGCTGCCGGTACGAGCCAAACCTGCGCCAGACCGTTTGGCGAGACGCTTAAGCTGGCGATCATAGAGCGGTGCGTCGGTTGCCAGGATGATCATGATGGAACCATCGGGCATCTTTGTGTCCTGAGGGGTCCAATCGGCAAACAAGGCATGTTCAGGCTTTCCGAAGTTCGTCAGCACCAGGCACCCGACGGTATAAGCGTGTTCATCTGTTTCTGCGAGTCGTGAAGCGGATCCGATTCCACCTTTAAACCCAAAGCAGACCATCCCTTTGCCAGCTCCGACTGCGCCTTGTTCAACTGAGCCGGCATGAGCATTTTCGATGGCGGATATGGCGTGCTCTGGTCTCACAGCCATGTTGCGCATGCTGTTCAAATAGCTGTCATTGCATTCACCTGTCACAACATTAAGAGAACTGGCAGTGTCCCGATGGTTTCATTTTGATCAAACATGTATTGCAGCGTGCCTTCCAGGACTGCGCCCACACTAAACGTATTCGTCAACATAATCGGCGCTTCCAGCAAACCGAGTTCGTCCAGCTGGACCAATCCGGTTGTTTTGCCAAAGCCGTTGATGACATGTGCGGCAGCAGGTACCTTATGTTCGAATAAGTCTTTTCCATGCGGCATGATTGCAGTAACACCTGTGCATATGGCATCAGTGCCGTTTAACGTGTCTTCAAGCGTAACATGGCCCACTTTCACGTCGGAAACATCTGTTAAACTGTTCGACGGGCCTTTTTTTAGTGTCATTGACGTGATTCCCC contains:
- the cyoE gene encoding heme o synthase — encoded protein: MNKIETLSTETNQISQGKQDVGMILTDLKSLFKGLVLVLNVLPVVVGFWLAIYFTTGTFSGQWETFFLTIIGSTLVMAGALALNNWYEVDLDQKMERTQARPTVTGNFNMKTVLYIGIGLSAAGMLLLLFTTLEAAVYGLIGWFTYVVLYTFWSKRKYTLNTIIGSVSGAVTPLIGWAAVDSAFHIVPITLALIIFVWQVPHTFAIAIKRHDEYKAAGVPMLPVVYGFDITKRQMLIYIIALFPLPFFVVGQIGGLFAAVASVLNIAWIMLSVKGFKAKDNRAWAQRMFIYSLAYLTTVLLLMFIVTVPSFS
- a CDS encoding chemotaxis protein CheW, which produces MDEMIKVIVCQLDNQTYGVDVQHVLSIEEMTSLTPVPKASEFIKGILYLRGDMIPVIDLKERLEIRGQKNASTQRIVIVMLDDVQAGFIVDAATDVIDIETSTIEEAPELLGSIDKTFIQGVAKRENDILILLDLVKVLNFEETNEVKQLEEDLSEAQETN
- a CDS encoding methyl-accepting chemotaxis protein; this translates as MRKIFNFKSVRTKILFGFGVVIVLAVAIMSLAFLAFSDISEETEAIVEDQLPLIKAGEGVTLNMSESNALLRGYFIYKDDSIKETLRDALDEGEQLEKQYMKMTDDPEAKALFAQKEEWEGLVQKAIRDIDFGYQDSVSSLMSEMKPMSDEIMVGFKELSDREMAAIESAGEGVQSTLKDASFVILVIAIVVLLVSIIMAFITSRAITKPVKTVVERMSALAQGDLSQEPLTTRSRDEIAELVHATNTMNANNRELMQHIASVSETVSTQSKDLNQSAYEVKSGNEQIASTMEELSTGAETQANSAGELASVMNSFADKIEAAHQHGAQIEERSQSMTDLSGEGRDMMRASTEQMTRINDIVKNAAEKMHDLDQKSRQISTLVQVINDIADQTNLLALNAAIEAARAGEHGKGFAVVADEVRKLAEQVSHSAEDITGIVTDIQTESQSMTVSLNDGFSEVEQGTKQIESTGSTFEEIRSGLSGMVEAIHTISDHLDDIAGGGQQMNTAVEDIASVSEESAAGVEEAAASAQQASSSMDEVATSAQQLAHSAEELNGLLQRFKL
- the yidC gene encoding membrane protein insertase YidC, with amino-acid sequence MQHSSIFTLVKKYGLIGLLLLLVLTGCTDLNEPINSDTEGWFNHYFVYTFSVLIKGLAHFLNDSYGLAIIIITLLIRLAVMPFMLKQTRSSLEMQDKMKFIKPELDEIQKKYKGKKDKESQMKMQQETMQLYQKHNFNPLASMAGCLPMLIQFPILIGFYYAIRKTPEIATHNFLWFNLGETDLLLTALAVIIYFLQFRVSQIGLDPQQKKQMAMIGLISPIMIGFVSLNAPAALPLYWAVGGLFIIVQTLISKRIFLAHKRQKEREAVTEQ
- a CDS encoding copper homeostasis protein CutC, which gives rise to MNIEVITLNKQDTAQAAQLGASRVELVSAMEAGGLTPSYGTLKRILPGAPLPVHVMVRPHAYGFVYDDEDAEAIAEDVQMIQQLGGTHIVFGCLTEAGKIDESLLSRVIELAPDMDITFHRAFDQTDDLTEAYHTLVKYTPHVSRILTSGGKDKSTEAANELKQLVALSEATGGPRIMPGSGINTDNLAELHKQVGAQDYHIGSGVRTSGAFNHPLDPALMDQVKTILGK